The Setaria viridis chromosome 2, Setaria_viridis_v4.0, whole genome shotgun sequence DNA window TTGGGAGGCCTGATTCCAATGTCCTCATACAGCTCAGGATGGGTCAATGGAAGCTCAACGGCCTCTTTAATTTCTTGAATCTGAGCGTCTAACCCACCAATGTCAGCATAAGACTCCAGAGGAGCTTTCTCCACTTTCATCACAGATACCATAGGATCAACTTCATCTTGCAGTATACCAACCACAGACAGAACCTGAAGAAGCAAAGGCATGTTTGAGTGAGTTAGCAGTTAGTTGTAAAGGATCCACTAATGCATGTGCACACCAAAACGATTATTATCCATGGAAAGCACCCGGTGAGCACATCGAGTATGTAAGGAAAGAGTCTAGGACAACTGCTAGAGGCTACAAAGGACTCTAAAATGAATACATGTATAATGGTTGAAAATGAAAGGCAGTGCAGCCTTGGCATAGCATACAGAATCAATCACCACTCCGGGAACTGAAACATATGAATCTGAACAGTCAGGAGAACCTAGTTAAGTGCTAACCCTTAGTTGGTCATCCTTGATTCGAGAAACAACCTCTAAACCCTAACCACCTTAATTTATCAGGTACAGCATGAGACAAATCGCTAAAACAACAAGGTTTCGATACATTAGCCCAACTCCTCAGGAGAAACCACCAATCCGCAGGGCCATAGTTTTCTGATGAATCTCAGTTCCATGGTTCGCTTAATCTATGTTGAAACCTTGATTAACTGGACAATAGACGAGAGCCTAAAGTTCCCCGTCCATTCTACAAAAATTCCCCCAACCTAACAACAATTAACCCCAGAGGTACAGATACATAGATCGCCTTCAAAAATCCAACCTCTCCCAAATCAGCAGGGATCAGCTTAGTAGATCGGGGATACTTAGATCGAGGAGGTTAAGGGGGCTGGTAGTAGTAGATCCGCTCGTGCCTAGTAGATTAAGTAGCGGGTAggggggcaaaaaaaaaaagagaaagcgAACCTTGTTGtgcatgaggatggagcatCCTGGCTCGAGCTGGTCCTTGTCGACGAAGGAGAGGATCCCGACGTAGTACTCTGGGCcgacggaggaggagacgaTGGCGTGGCTCTCGTCGATGATCTCCTCTAGGGATCCGACGCTCATGGGCGTGCCGCGGAGGTCGTCGACCTTGGATCGGTCCTCCTCGGCCTTGTCCTCCTGGGGGCGGAGGCGCTCCTGCGCGGCGACGAACTCCTCCTCCATGAGGAGGTAGTCCTTGACCCGCTCGAgcttgaggaggcggaggcggcactTGGAGAGCGGCGCGACGTTggggaggcgcgcggcggcctcggcgccctTCTGCTTGCGCTGCTTGCGGCCGAcgcgggagggggcggccggcggctcgAACTTCTTGTCCTTCTTGTCGGCGCCGTCCCCCGGCTTGCGGTCGCCGGCGCCTCCCTGCTTGCCCATGCCCCCGGGAGTGCCCTGCCCCATGGTCGACAAGGATTTGGGTTTGCTTCGATTTGGGTTATGCGAGCTTGGTAGAGaaaggaggaggcggagatgCGCCCCCTTTTCCTCCTCCGACTTCAACTTCCCCTGCAAGATGAAGGGTGGGTGGGCTACGTTACGTGGGTCCCTTTAATGGGCCTTCTTGTGGCCCGTTTACCGTCCCATCTATCCATCCGTTGTGATATGAAGGCAAAAATCGGCCCAAGTAGTATCGACTGGCAAAACATGGGCCGCGTAGCAGGCGTGAGAGcgagtacattgctacacgtcagcagTCTCATAAGtcatctcatgcagtgccacgtagaatttttaataatgtggaggaaggagagtgaggagagagaagaagatcgttgtttcgcgaaacaactgcttcatgagctaaattgtatgCAGGACTATGAGACAACTTAATAActattgtacgagttattgtgccatgcaactcataatatttcttttccgtatacacaaattaagaaattatataaCTCTACCTGCCAACCTATCGTACGGGTTGACTgttgaatcatctcaagattacgtaACTTCGTCGCGTTTCCTCTTTCTAAAAGCAAGCGGCGAGCgattgcttcttctttttttttctttctttttttggtttCTGTTGCAATCAATCACGCACACAATTCAGTGATTCACACAGAGAGAGTCTGCCGGTAGTATCCAGTTGCAAGACATGGGTCGCTTCATCGTCTGCCAGGTTTcgtctttgtttttttttctcctgtTGCTATCACGACACACACAGTGATTCGCAGAGAAGAGTCTCCCGGAAAGAATTTTCAGCAAAAGAGAAATGATTAAAGAGGCCCATCCAAAGCAGCTGCATTTGTTTGTGTTGCTATCTCCAAAGAATTTTCACCGTACCAGATCGATCTGGAACAACAATCCACAGCTGCTACGTGTGATACTGACGCAAGCATCTATATTCTTACATGCATGTTGCTTCGTcgaatatatataattaatcCTCTGTTTGTTTGAAGCTTGGAATATACATACTCGATATCTCATCAGGTAGAGGATGATGGTAGAGTGATAGCAGCTTGCTAGTATGAGATTGATGAGATCCTGAAGCCGGAGATGGTGGCGGACAAGGCGAGTGCTGCAAAGGCGGCGAAGGCCAGGCTGATGGCTGCTACCATGGCGTCGGTGAAGATGTTGGTGACGGCCGATCTCATGCGGATGGTGATGGGGAGCGCAGCCGACGACGCCGTGATCAGTAGGTACGCCACGAGCTGATCGCCGGCGAAATCGAGGAGGCCTCCCGAGGTCCGGCGGCGGAAGTTGCGGAGCGCCTGCACGGCGGAGTAGACGCAGGCCACCACGGATGCGCCGAGAAGGTACCTGTACTCCTGGTAGCGGGCGAACTCCATCCAGTCCCCGTGGCGGCACGACGCGACGAGCGCGACGCCCACGAACGCCAgcagcgccgcggccgcgtgcAGCGCCAGCACGATGCCGTCGAGGGCCCGGCGTTCGTCCGACTCcgatgcgg harbors:
- the LOC117844648 gene encoding 26S proteasome regulatory subunit 4 homolog, whose product is MGQGTPGGMGKQGGAGDRKPGDGADKKDKKFEPPAAPSRVGRKQRKQKGAEAAARLPNVAPLSKCRLRLLKLERVKDYLLMEEEFVAAQERLRPQEDKAEEDRSKVDDLRGTPMSVGSLEEIIDESHAIVSSSVGPEYYVGILSFVDKDQLEPGCSILMHNKVLSVVGILQDEVDPMVSVMKVEKAPLESYADIGGLDAQIQEIKEAVELPLTHPELYEDIGIRPPKGVILYGEPGTGKTLLAKAVANSTSATFLRVVGSELIQKYLGDGPKLVRELFRVADELSPSIVFIDEIDAVGTKRYDAHSGGEREIQRTMLELLNQLDGFDSRGDVKVILATNRIESLDPALLRPGRIDRKIEFPLPDIKTRRRIFQIHTSKMTLADDVNLEEFVMTKDEFSGADIKAICTEAGLLALRERRMKVTHADFKKAKEKVMYKKKEGVPDGLYM
- the LOC117843680 gene encoding CASP-like protein 4B1; translated protein: MAMAVITPKGGSSSPAYVAKPPPPPPGFHKTAAGYDSYNGRATTTTAAASESDERRALDGIVLALHAAAALLAFVGVALVASCRHGDWMEFARYQEYRYLLGASVVACVYSAVQALRNFRRRTSGGLLDFAGDQLVAYLLITASSAALPITIRMRSAVTNIFTDAMVAAISLAFAAFAALALSATISGFRISSISY